Proteins encoded within one genomic window of Fragaria vesca subsp. vesca linkage group LG1, FraVesHawaii_1.0, whole genome shotgun sequence:
- the LOC101295663 gene encoding putative zinc finger protein CONSTANS-LIKE 11-like yields the protein MRPCELCWRVSAIVYCKSDMARLCLNCDGCVHSANALARRHARWFLCEKCNDQPATVRCLDVNVSLCQSCEWSHNNGVTGMAHRNQAISFYTGCPSLSEISRIWSAVLEGGSASGGFGGSGWESLGGTMVSKNEKNCISSCRDSEASSFGVVSAGNKFNEVLAESNCTPDFEPWMATSTVIPSNPNCIQPQCKDQTPLPFLPQESSQLPKLQGSSNLKDLGIQDGNDLCEGLNMDDVPLDVENDDELFSCSQGPSRYPFEDGEFDCLLMDQKNLSVTESNGPHCDNAIQQVLNFIPSLASPSRQQDCTLGFQSSCDSVMPPVMNAGLLMNPSCSRNINLEGLLNPTGQVHSSISLSLSSITRDTTHPDYQDCGLSPVFLSAEPWDSTLEAGSPRARDKAKMRYEEKKKTRTFGKQIRYASRKARADTRKRVKGRFVKSGEEYDYDPLTRRSF from the exons ATGAGGCCATGTGAGTTATGTTGGCGGGTGAGTGCAATTGTTTACTGCAAATCAGATATGGCTCGCCTTTGCTTGAACTGTGATGGATGTGTACACTCAGCCAATGCCTTAGCGCGGAGGCACGCACGTTGGTTTCTATGTGAAAAGTGCAATGATCAGCCTGCAACAGTACGATGCTTAGATGTGAACGTGTCCTTGTGCCAAAGTTGCGAGTGGAGTCACAATAATGGGGTTACAGGAATGGCGCACCGGAACCAAGCAATAAGTTTCTATACAGGTTGTCCGTCTTTGTCTGAGATTTCTAGAATATGGTCTGCGGTCCTTGAAGGCGGTTCAGCTTCTGGTGGTTTTGGTGGCAGTGGTTGGGAGTCGCTTGGGGGTACCATGGTGTCAAAGAATGAGAAAAATTGCATTAGTAGTTGTAGAGATAGTGAGGCATCTTCGTTTGGAGTAGTGAGTGCAGGCAATAAGTTTAATGAAGTACTAGCAGAGTCTAATTGTACTCCCGATTTTGAGCCTTGGATGGCCACATCTACTGTGATTCCATCAAATCCGAACTGCATCCAGCCACAATGCAAAGATCAAACACCGCTACCATTCTTGCCTCAGGAGTCGAGCCAGCTGCCAAAG CTACAGGGTTCTTCAAATCTTAAAGATCTAGGAATTCAGGATGGCAATGATCTATGTGAAGGTCTCAACATGGATGATGTTCCATTAGACGTTGAAAATGATGATGAGCTATTTAGTTGCTCCCAAGGTCCTTCCAGATACCCGTTTGAGGATGGAGAGTTTGATTGTCTATTAATGGACCAGAAAAATTTATCAGTCACTGAGTCTAATGGTCCTCACTGTGACAATGCTATACAACAGGTTCTTAATTTCATACCTAGCTTA GCTTCACCATCAAGACAACAAGACTGTACCCTGGGATTTCAGTCGTCCTGTGATAGTGTGATGCCGCCTGTGATGAATGCTGGTTTGCTCATGAATCCAAGTTGCAGCAGGAACATCAATCTGGAGGGATTACTTAATCCTACTGGTCAAGTTCATTCAAGTATATCACTATCACTATCCAGCATCACAAGAGATACAACTCATCCAGATTATCAAGATTGCGGATTGTCGCCCGTCTTTCTATCAGCAGAACCTTGGGACTCTACTTTGGAGGCCGGCAGTCCACGAGCAAGGGACAAAGCTAAGATGAGATATGAGGAAAAAAAGAAAACTCGCAC GTTCGGTAAACAAATAAGATATGCCTCTAGAAAGGCTAGAGCTGATACCAGAAAACGAGTCAAGGGAAGATTCGTAAAATCCGGTGAAGAATATGATTACGATCCTCTTACGAGAAGGAGCTTCTGA